The following are encoded together in the Onychostoma macrolepis isolate SWU-2019 chromosome 03, ASM1243209v1, whole genome shotgun sequence genome:
- the LOC131537541 gene encoding NACHT, LRR and PYD domains-containing protein 12-like isoform X2 produces MASVEQYCDTLDEPKEKKLKHEQVQMSSGVHTGVSVDLNAQTGATVNASVLTGNTITSVTFNYNTAGHEPQKLSETAEKHTEKQDLILKKLLETHKSNMKKKAERIFEGKKENKAHLEVVYTELFITEGDMKDVNQEHENLKIDDAFKNKQTQDKPIKCNDMFSILRENSEKNIVLTKGIAGIGKTVSVHKFILDWAEGKANQDIHCVFLLPFRDINRIKDREFSLHEFVQVFYPEMKNLVKLRLHASCNLFIFDGLDESRLPLNFESEILQSFEERSSVDVLFTNLVKGTLLPSALVWVTSRPAAANQIPPEHVGLFTEVRGFTDQQKEEYFRKRIKDETLASRIISHIKTSRSLYIMCHIPVFCWITATVLQDILINNSEESISTTLTEMYIHFLLIQMKMKNQKYDEKTERQRKKLLRSNRGMILKLAKLAFEQLKQESIVFYEEDLEACGIDVSENFTGLKSEEFTGMITEIFEMEAGLHETKVFCFVHLSVQEFLAAVHVFICYLEKNKNKQELQFFFNNPKENVTLQELLKKAVDKAMESQRGHLDLFLRFLMGITLKSSQDLLTGLITRNEDTTESIIQTTQYIKQVQDGYFISDEALVNLFYCLLELKDHSLYEEIQRYLSSDEHPGRKLSSSMCTMLTTVLLMSEKVLDEFNPKRFTSSQENYERLIPAVRCCKKALFDSCGFYGRCCETVSSALQSSNCHLRELDLGSNYLQDSGVKLLSDGLKSSHCQLNILRLYGCNLTVQSCETLSSVLQSSTSCLRELDLSNNDLQDSGVNLLSDGLKSPDCQLEILRFSICNLTAQSCESLSSVLQSAKSCLRELDLSNNDLQDSGVKLLSDGLKINCKLEILRFSICNLTAQSCESLSSVLQSSNSRLRELDLSNNDLQDSGVKLLSDGLKRNCKLEILRLSGCMVTEEGCGYLSSALSSNPSHLRELDLSYDHPGDSGVKLLSKKLKNLDKLNVDHGGESRITAGLHKSQDWLLLEEVDDGTAAAHSYSWRGERDRVSSVDWDY; encoded by the exons ATGGCATCTGTTGAGCAGTATTGTGACACACTTGATGAgccgaaagaaaaaaaactgaaacatgAGCAAG TCCAGATGAGCAGTGGTGTTCATACTGGAGTCAGTGTTGATCTGAACGCTCAGACAGGAGCGACTGTAAATGCTTCTGTACTCACTGGAAACACCATCACATCAGTGACCTTCAACTACAACACTGCAGGACACG AGCCACAAAAACTCTCAGAGACagcagagaaacacacagaaaaacaag ATTTGATTCTGAAAAAATTATTGGAAACTCACAAATCCAACATGAAGAAGAAAGCAGAACGTATTTTTGAGggcaagaaagaaaataaagcacaTCTCGAGGTTGTTTACACTGAGCTCTTCATCACAGAGGGAGACATGAAAGATGTCAATCAGGAACATGAGAATCTGAAGATTGATGATGCTTtcaagaacaaacaaacacaggacAAACCAATCAAATGCAATGATATGTTCAGTATATTGAGGGAAAACAGTGAGAAGAATATTGTGCTGACCAAGGGAATCGCTGGCATTGGAAAAACTGTTTCTGTGCACAAGTTCATCCTGGACTGGGCAGAAGGAAAAGCCAATCAGGATATACACTGTGTGTTCCTGCTTCCATTCAGAGATATTAACAGAATAAAAGATAGAGAGTTCAGTCTCCATGAGTTTGTACAGGTGTTTTATCCTGAAATGAAGAATCTGGTAAAATTAAGGCTACATGCCAGCTGTAATCTGTTTATATTTGATGGACTTGATGAGAGTCGACTGCCTTTAAATTTTGAAAGTGAAATTCTGCAGAGTTTTGAGGAAAGATCATCTGTAGATGTACTGTTTACAAATCTGGTCAAAGGGACTCTGCTTCCATCAGCTCTAGTCTGGGTGACCTCACgaccagcagcagccaatcagatccctCCTGAACATGTGGGTTTGTTCACTGAGGTGCGAGGATTCACTGACCAACAGAAGGAGGAGTACTTCAGAAAGAGAATCAAAGATGAGACTCTGGCCTCcagaatcatctcacacattAAGACGTCTCGTAGTctctacatcatgtgtcatatTCCTGTGTTCTGCTGGATCACAGCCACAGTACTTCAGGATATTCTCATCAACAACAGTGAAGAGAGCATCAGCACAACACTCACTGAAATGTACATCCACTTCCTGCTGATacagatgaagatgaagaacCAGAAGTATGAtgaaaagacagaaagacaacGTAAAAAGCTCTTACGTTCAAATAGAGGAATGATTTTGAAGCTAGCCAAGCTAGCATTTGAACAGCTGAAGCAGGAAAGCATTGTGTTCTATGAGGAAGATCTGGAAGCATGTGGTATTGATGTGAGCGAAAACTTCACAGGATTGAAGAGTGAGGAGTTCACAGGAATGATCACTGAGATCTTTGAGATGGAAGCTGGACTTCATGAAACGAAGGTCTTCTGCTTTGTGCATCTGAGTGTTCAAGAGTTTCTCGCCGCAGTGCATGTGTTCATCTGTTACCTGGAGAAGAACAAGAACAAGCAAGAGCttcagtttttctttaataatcCCAAAGAAAATGTCACATTGCAGGAGCTACTAAAGAAGGCTGTTGATAAAGCCATGGAGAGTCAGAGAGGACATCTGGACCTGTTCCTGCGGTTTCTGATGGGCATTACACTGAAATCCAGCCAAGACCTGCTCACAGGTCTGATCACACGCAATGAAGACACCACAGAGAGCATCATACAGACAACTCAATACATTAAACAAGTACAAGACGGGTACTTTATCTCAGATGAAGCTTTAGTCAACCTATTCTACTGCTTACTTGAGCTCAAGGATCATTCGTTATATGAGGAAATCCAGAGATATCTCAGTTCAGATGAACATCCAGGAAGAAAACTCTCATCTTCAATGTGCACCATGCTGACCACAGTACTGCTGATGTCAGAGAAGGTGCTGGATGAGTTCAACCCAAAGAGGTTCACTTCATCACAAGAAAATTACGAGAGACTCATTCCAGCTGTGAGATGCTGCAAAAAAGCCCT ATTTGACAGCTGTGGTTTTTATGGAAGATGCTGTGAAACTGTGTCTTCAGCTCTCCAATCATCAAACTGTCATCTGAGAGAGCTGGACTTGGGTAGCAATtacctgcaggattcaggagtgaagctgctttctgatggactgaagagttCACACTGTCAACTGAACATACTGAG GCTATATGGCTGTAATCTCACTGTTCAATCTTGTGAGACTTTGTCATCAGTTTTACAATCCTCAACCTCCTgtctgagagagctggacctgagtaacaatgacctgcaggattcaggagtgaatcTGCTTTCTGACGGACTGAAGAGTCCAGACTGTCAGCTGGAGATACTGAG GTTTTCCATATGTAATCTCACTGCTCAGTCTTGTGAGAGTTTGTCATCAGTTTTACAATCCGCAAAATCCTGTCTGAGAGAGCTGGACttgagtaacaatgacctgcaggattcaggagtgaagctgctttctgatGGACTAAAGATAAACTGTAAGCTGGAGATACTGAG GTTTTCCATATGTAATCTCACTGCTCAGTCTTGTGAGAGTTTGTCATCAGTTTTACAATCCTCAAACTCCCgtctgagagagctggacctgagtaacaatgacctgcaggattcaggagtgaagctgctttctgatggactgaagagaAACTGTAAGCTGGAGATACTGAG gttatctggctgtatggtgacagaggaaggctgtggttatttgtcttcagctttgagttcaaacccctcacacctgagagagctggatctgagctacGATCACCCAGgagattcaggagtgaagctgctctctAAAAAACTCAAGAATCTGGACAAACTCAA tgtggatcATGGAGGAGAATCCAGAATTACAGCAGGACTACACAAAT